Proteins encoded by one window of Mesorhizobium sp. INR15:
- a CDS encoding DMT family transporter: protein MEQPAAQNSAIKNVLLAGILLMLAGDFLFALNDAMGKWLVASFSVGQVVLIRSIGAFFVLGPMIAHQGPAKLFRMERLELQLLRVVMTTLDTAFFYAAVVYLPLADVMSFYMAGPIYVAALSHLLLGEKVGWRRWVAILLGFCGVLIMLKPSSAAFSLSSSFALAGSIAFAFAIILNRRLRGTSDTNLVTWQTIGTMVVGGVLTIGAWQTPSSLDFGAMLLLGIVSCGAHLMITRALKLAPASTLAPLHYTLLLWAVVFGLVFFGDVPGPRILIGSGIIVLAGLFIFHRQKVVDTTVPPENVPKGVN from the coding sequence ATGGAGCAGCCTGCGGCGCAGAATTCTGCAATCAAGAACGTGTTGCTGGCCGGCATTCTGCTGATGTTGGCCGGCGATTTCCTGTTTGCGCTGAACGACGCGATGGGCAAATGGCTGGTCGCCAGCTTTTCCGTCGGCCAGGTCGTGCTGATTCGCTCCATCGGCGCCTTTTTCGTGCTCGGCCCGATGATCGCGCATCAGGGGCCTGCCAAGCTGTTTCGCATGGAGCGTCTCGAGCTTCAGCTGCTGCGCGTTGTCATGACCACGCTCGACACCGCGTTTTTCTACGCGGCGGTTGTCTATTTGCCGCTCGCCGATGTCATGAGTTTCTACATGGCCGGCCCGATCTATGTCGCCGCCCTGTCGCATCTGCTGCTCGGCGAGAAAGTCGGCTGGCGCCGCTGGGTGGCGATCCTGCTTGGCTTCTGCGGCGTGCTGATCATGCTGAAACCGTCCTCGGCGGCTTTCTCGCTGTCGTCGAGCTTCGCGCTCGCCGGAAGCATCGCCTTCGCCTTCGCCATTATCCTCAACCGGCGGCTTCGCGGCACCAGCGACACCAACCTTGTGACCTGGCAGACCATCGGCACCATGGTGGTGGGCGGCGTGCTGACCATTGGTGCCTGGCAGACGCCGTCATCGCTCGATTTCGGCGCCATGTTGCTGCTCGGCATTGTTTCCTGTGGCGCGCATCTGATGATTACCCGGGCGCTCAAGCTGGCGCCGGCCTCGACACTGGCGCCGCTGCACTACACGCTGCTTCTGTGGGCGGTGGTCTTCGGGCTGGTCTTCTTCGGCGATGTCCCAGGCCCGCGCATCCTGATCGGTTCCGGCATCATCGTGCTGGCCGGCCTGTTCATCTTCCACCGCCAGAAGGTGGTTGACACCACGGTGCCGCCTGAAAACGTGCCGAAGGGTGTGAACTAG